In a single window of the Pontibacter russatus genome:
- a CDS encoding FtsK/SpoIIIE family DNA translocase produces MAKNTYRDEALHTARKNEVRGKNEPRKANLPKGEKPKKPKRSWKLKMPKMPSFRIGFLHDRRFKLAIGFTFLLLSFFLTIAFVSYLFTGNADQSVVESVSGTGLKQSGQEAENWLGLVGAWVSHVFIYDWVGIGAFFFIPVLFFAGLGIVFKRVNISMTYIIGLCSFSMLWTSLTLGYIVFASATIDRLGFLGGGIGVETAIWLDSLIGWGSWLLLGFLLLVFLVGFFNITSINWGFKTAAADEDANGEATSNKYADSLGDVMGTNARGINHNADPTASLEAENEEEEDEFFDEEDDEINRALEMELNSIPPKNETTPAKPAAPTLELDIETTDEVELEDSFEEEYEEEMELEIAEVPEEAEAVAGENYDPTLDLARYQYPHIDLLTDYGANKIQVSKEELEANKDKIVETLGHYNISIASIKATIGPTVTLYEIVPDAGVRISKIKNLEDDIALSLAALGIRIIAPIPGKGTIGIEVPNTKKEMVSIKSILATEKFMKSEMDLPIAFGKTITNEVFITDLAKMPHLLMAGATGQGKSVGLNAILTSLLYKRHPSQLKFVLVDPKKVELSLFNKIERHFLAKLPDSEEAIITDTKKVVNTLNSLCMEMDMRYDLLKDAGCRNLKEYNRKFVERKLNPKKGHRFMPFIVLVIDELADLMMTAGKEVETPIARLAQLARAIGIHLVVATQRPSVNVITGIIKANFPARISFKVTSKIDSRTILDAGGADQLIGQGDMLFSIGSDMIRIQCAFVDTPEVDRICDYIGDQQGYDDAYLLPEFVGDESGNEKADFDPSNRDPMFEEAARIIVQHQQGSTSLLQRRLKLGYNRAGRLIDQLESAGVVGAFEGSKAREVLIPDEYSLEQLLNTLG; encoded by the coding sequence ATGGCCAAGAACACTTACAGAGACGAAGCGCTGCACACAGCGCGCAAGAACGAGGTGCGGGGTAAGAATGAGCCACGCAAAGCGAATTTGCCAAAGGGGGAGAAGCCGAAAAAGCCGAAGCGGAGCTGGAAACTCAAGATGCCGAAGATGCCCAGTTTCCGGATCGGGTTCCTGCACGACCGCCGCTTCAAACTGGCCATCGGCTTTACCTTCCTGCTGCTCTCCTTCTTCCTGACCATCGCGTTTGTCTCCTACCTGTTTACCGGCAACGCCGACCAGAGCGTCGTGGAGTCGGTGAGCGGCACCGGCCTGAAGCAGTCGGGGCAGGAGGCGGAAAACTGGCTGGGCCTGGTGGGGGCCTGGGTTTCGCATGTGTTTATATATGACTGGGTGGGCATTGGCGCTTTTTTCTTCATCCCGGTCCTGTTCTTCGCCGGTCTCGGCATTGTGTTCAAGCGCGTGAACATCTCCATGACCTACATCATCGGGCTTTGCAGCTTCTCCATGCTGTGGACAAGCCTCACCCTCGGCTATATCGTTTTCGCGTCGGCCACCATTGATCGGCTCGGCTTTCTGGGTGGCGGCATCGGCGTGGAAACGGCCATTTGGCTCGACAGCCTGATTGGCTGGGGCTCGTGGCTGCTGCTGGGCTTCCTGCTGCTCGTTTTCCTGGTCGGCTTCTTTAACATCACCAGCATCAACTGGGGATTCAAAACCGCTGCGGCAGACGAAGACGCCAATGGGGAAGCTACTTCAAACAAATACGCAGATTCTTTGGGTGACGTGATGGGCACCAATGCCCGGGGCATCAACCACAACGCAGACCCGACGGCCTCCCTGGAAGCAGAGAATGAAGAAGAGGAAGATGAGTTTTTTGATGAAGAGGACGACGAGATAAACCGGGCGCTGGAAATGGAGCTGAACTCTATTCCACCCAAAAATGAGACCACGCCCGCCAAACCGGCTGCCCCAACCCTGGAGCTGGATATAGAAACCACTGATGAGGTAGAGTTAGAGGACAGCTTCGAGGAAGAGTACGAGGAGGAAATGGAACTGGAGATTGCCGAAGTGCCGGAGGAAGCCGAGGCTGTTGCGGGCGAGAACTACGACCCCACCCTGGACCTGGCCCGTTACCAGTACCCGCACATCGACCTGCTGACCGACTACGGCGCCAACAAGATACAGGTGAGCAAAGAGGAACTGGAGGCGAACAAAGACAAAATTGTGGAGACGCTCGGCCACTACAACATCAGCATCGCCAGCATCAAAGCCACTATCGGACCGACGGTTACGCTCTACGAGATTGTGCCGGACGCCGGCGTGCGCATCTCCAAGATCAAGAACCTGGAGGATGACATCGCCCTGAGCCTCGCGGCGCTCGGTATCCGCATCATCGCCCCGATTCCGGGCAAGGGCACCATTGGTATCGAGGTGCCGAACACGAAAAAGGAGATGGTGTCCATCAAGTCGATTCTGGCGACGGAGAAGTTCATGAAGAGCGAGATGGACCTGCCGATCGCCTTCGGGAAGACCATCACCAACGAGGTGTTCATCACCGACCTGGCGAAGATGCCGCACCTGCTGATGGCGGGTGCCACCGGCCAGGGGAAGTCTGTTGGCCTCAACGCCATCCTTACCTCGCTGCTCTACAAGCGGCACCCCTCGCAGCTCAAGTTCGTGCTCGTGGACCCGAAGAAGGTGGAACTGTCGCTGTTCAACAAAATAGAGCGCCACTTCCTGGCCAAGCTGCCCGACAGCGAGGAGGCCATCATCACCGACACCAAAAAAGTGGTGAACACACTGAACTCGCTGTGTATGGAGATGGACATGCGCTACGACCTTTTGAAAGACGCCGGTTGCCGCAACCTGAAGGAGTACAACCGCAAGTTTGTGGAGCGCAAGCTGAACCCGAAGAAAGGCCACCGCTTCATGCCGTTCATCGTGCTGGTGATAGACGAGCTGGCCGACCTCATGATGACGGCGGGCAAAGAGGTGGAAACGCCGATTGCCCGTCTGGCGCAGCTGGCCCGCGCCATCGGCATTCACCTGGTGGTGGCCACGCAGCGCCCGTCCGTGAACGTGATCACGGGTATCATCAAGGCGAACTTCCCGGCCCGTATCTCCTTCAAAGTGACATCAAAAATAGACTCCCGCACCATCCTGGATGCCGGTGGCGCTGACCAACTGATAGGCCAGGGCGATATGCTCTTCTCCATCGGCTCTGACATGATCCGCATTCAGTGCGCTTTTGTGGATACGCCGGAGGTAGACCGCATCTGCGATTATATAGGAGACCAGCAGGGATATGACGATGCTTACCTGCTGCCGGAGTTTGTGGGCGACGAGAGCGGCAATGAGAAAGCCGATTTCGACCCGTCGAACCGCGACCCGATGTTTGAGGAAGCCGCCCGTATTATTGTGCAGCACCAGCAGGGAAGCACCTCGCTGCTGCAGCGCCGCCTGAAGCTTGGCTACAACCGCGCCGGCCGCCTGATTGACCAGTTGGAGTCTGCCGGGGTGGTGGGCGCGTTTGAGGGAAGCAAGGCCCGCGAAGTTTTAATTCCGGATGAATACAGTTTGGAACAGTTATTGAATACGCTGGGGTAG
- a CDS encoding NUDIX hydrolase produces the protein MLKYSGQIRLLVAVDCIILGFDGEGYKLLLIQRGFAPEKKKWSLMGGFVQPKESVDDAASRILADLTGLKNVYLEQLHTFGDPDRDPVERTIAVAYFALLDIQKYEKQLSKEYHAEWFPLKEMPELIFDHSKMVEMAKNRLRYKAALHPILFELLPEKFTLPQLQALYEGLYDTTFDKRNFNRKLLSTGLFVKQKDKDKDSSKKGAFFFKLDQGKYLNNFQAFLKFIPNPEKFLMP, from the coding sequence ATGTTGAAATACTCCGGACAAATCCGGCTCCTCGTCGCTGTAGACTGTATCATTCTCGGCTTCGACGGCGAGGGCTACAAACTGTTGCTCATCCAAAGGGGCTTTGCGCCCGAGAAGAAGAAGTGGAGCCTGATGGGCGGCTTTGTGCAGCCGAAGGAGAGCGTGGACGACGCCGCAAGCCGCATTCTGGCGGACCTCACGGGCCTGAAGAATGTGTACCTGGAGCAGCTCCACACCTTCGGCGACCCGGACCGTGACCCGGTGGAAAGAACGATTGCTGTCGCGTACTTCGCCCTGCTTGATATCCAGAAATATGAGAAACAGCTGAGCAAGGAGTACCATGCGGAGTGGTTCCCGCTGAAGGAAATGCCCGAGCTTATCTTCGACCACTCAAAGATGGTGGAGATGGCCAAGAACCGGCTCCGCTACAAAGCGGCGCTGCACCCCATCCTGTTTGAGCTGCTCCCCGAAAAATTCACGCTGCCGCAACTGCAGGCGCTGTACGAGGGTCTGTATGACACCACCTTCGACAAGCGGAACTTCAACCGGAAGTTGCTGTCCACCGGCCTTTTTGTGAAGCAGAAAGACAAGGACAAAGACAGCTCGAAGAAGGGCGCTTTCTTCTTCAAACTCGACCAGGGCAAGTACCTCAACAACTTTCAGGCTTTCCTTAAATTCATCCCCAACCCCGAAAAATTTCTGATGCCATGA
- a CDS encoding UTP--glucose-1-phosphate uridylyltransferase, producing MNIFIQTITATDAASRNRSFFEISRKLTAKEMLLALRELDTFRKATPNLYEKVRAILFLYAGYRFFLMEAKETPTVGKIAYAGFEDLLARRFEHAIATFLHELDKNGPNAALFSALADSYHQLSFQILANQVRKSVRSSKGNQWMFRVGHQEEHPIRIHPKLLERQDNSLFYPILHEHTSVRMDLTHSGWSDIFFLGMDYPEGARVVNVSIDLGVFGRDKDIRPPLHSYVRVIPEPVLRLTSIDLNTSKDVHDLADLFNFGNDYLSLVKAGIIASGLIPPSFEGTNQSLPEILARIVAPGMGIELVTKVNDIPKGSRFAVSTNLLGSIISLLMRATGQTQKLEGGLEESERRLVASRAILGEWIGGSGGGWQDSGGVWPGIKAIQGTFAQEGDPEYGISRGTLLPRHRVLQDEEVHLEIGEKIMHSLVLMHGGMASNVGPILEMVTEKYLLRGEREWAARQQTNQIFDNILGAIREGDVQKLGANTARNWEQPIKTIIPWASTYFTEQIISKAKKAFGEDYYGFLMLGGMSGGGMGMFVNPERYEAYKTGVLEILRQTKNELSDALPFAMEPVVYNWSINPKGTWATLHTGNEALMPEQYYAIHVSELVKKDAAAISYIRRAEIDYFTTYCEQNNLAYPLLRTIVSNLFKVSDPTSQGNRSAENEKAGRIKKENGFDYIQHEDIREELQKGRIGLSRNRLAAETTIEDVRPQDMVQLDELAASGKTGEEAIRAGKVAVMSLAAGVGSRWTKGAGVIKALNPFVEIEGEHRSFLEIHLAKTRKVAQIYGANIPHIVATSYLTQAPIRKQLEKSGNFGYEGSIYLSEGRSIGQRFVPMERDLRFMWEEMPQETLDENKQKVRDAVRQSMINWAKSKGEGTDYVDNIAAQRFSPLGHWYEVSNLLRNGTLARLLQEQPQLQTIMLHNIDTLGADINPAALGYHLESGNALTFEVVPRRIEDRGGGLARVNGNVRLLEGLAQPREEDELNLSYYNSMTTWIQIDPLLKLFGLTREALQKGDEAQLAKAVRSVAHRIPTYVTIKDVKYRWGHGQEDIYPVAQIEKLWSDMSALADVKCGYIAVPRHRGQQMKDPAQLDAWVTDGSKDYVASLGVFA from the coding sequence ATGAACATCTTTATCCAAACCATTACCGCTACGGACGCCGCCTCGCGCAACCGTTCCTTTTTCGAAATCAGCCGGAAACTGACGGCGAAAGAGATGCTGCTGGCCCTGCGCGAACTGGACACGTTCCGGAAAGCAACGCCTAACCTATATGAGAAGGTGAGAGCCATTCTCTTTTTATATGCCGGTTACCGGTTTTTCCTGATGGAGGCGAAAGAAACGCCCACAGTCGGGAAAATCGCCTACGCCGGTTTCGAGGACCTGCTGGCCCGCCGCTTCGAGCATGCCATCGCCACCTTTCTGCACGAGCTGGATAAAAATGGGCCGAATGCGGCGCTGTTCAGCGCCCTGGCCGACAGCTACCACCAGTTATCGTTCCAGATTCTGGCCAACCAGGTTCGGAAGAGTGTGCGCTCCAGCAAGGGCAACCAGTGGATGTTCCGGGTGGGGCACCAGGAGGAGCACCCCATTCGCATCCACCCAAAGCTGCTGGAGCGACAGGACAACTCACTTTTTTACCCCATCCTGCACGAGCACACTTCCGTGCGCATGGACCTGACCCACAGCGGCTGGTCTGACATTTTTTTCCTGGGGATGGATTACCCGGAGGGCGCGCGCGTCGTGAACGTGTCGATCGATTTGGGTGTTTTTGGCCGCGACAAGGACATCCGGCCGCCGCTGCACAGTTATGTGCGGGTCATTCCGGAGCCGGTGCTGCGCCTGACGAGCATTGATCTGAACACCTCCAAAGACGTGCATGACCTGGCGGATCTCTTCAACTTCGGAAACGACTATCTGAGTCTGGTGAAGGCGGGTATCATCGCCTCGGGGCTTATCCCGCCATCGTTTGAAGGAACGAACCAGTCCTTGCCGGAGATACTGGCGCGCATCGTGGCCCCCGGCATGGGCATCGAACTGGTGACCAAAGTAAATGATATCCCGAAAGGCTCCCGCTTTGCTGTTTCTACCAATTTGCTGGGCTCCATTATCAGCCTGCTCATGCGTGCCACCGGCCAGACGCAGAAGCTGGAAGGCGGTTTGGAAGAAAGTGAAAGGCGTTTGGTGGCCTCGCGCGCCATTTTGGGCGAGTGGATCGGAGGGTCCGGCGGCGGCTGGCAGGACTCCGGGGGCGTGTGGCCGGGCATCAAAGCCATACAGGGCACGTTTGCGCAGGAAGGCGATCCAGAATATGGCATCAGCCGGGGCACGCTGCTGCCGCGCCACCGCGTGCTGCAGGACGAGGAAGTACACCTGGAGATAGGCGAGAAGATCATGCACTCGTTGGTGCTGATGCACGGGGGCATGGCCTCCAACGTGGGTCCGATTCTGGAGATGGTCACCGAAAAATACCTGCTGCGGGGGGAGAGGGAGTGGGCCGCCCGGCAGCAGACCAACCAGATATTCGACAACATCCTGGGCGCTATCCGGGAAGGCGACGTGCAGAAACTGGGTGCCAACACAGCCCGGAACTGGGAGCAGCCTATCAAAACGATCATCCCGTGGGCATCGACCTATTTTACCGAGCAGATCATCTCTAAGGCTAAAAAAGCGTTTGGGGAGGATTATTACGGTTTCCTGATGCTGGGTGGTATGTCCGGTGGCGGCATGGGCATGTTTGTGAACCCGGAGCGCTACGAGGCCTATAAAACAGGCGTGCTGGAGATACTCCGCCAGACCAAAAACGAACTCTCTGACGCGCTGCCCTTTGCGATGGAGCCGGTGGTCTATAACTGGAGCATCAACCCGAAAGGCACCTGGGCCACGCTGCACACCGGGAACGAGGCGCTGATGCCGGAGCAGTACTATGCCATCCACGTGTCGGAACTGGTAAAAAAGGATGCGGCCGCCATCTCCTATATACGCCGGGCCGAGATCGATTACTTCACCACGTACTGCGAGCAAAACAACTTGGCCTACCCGCTGCTCCGCACCATCGTCAGCAACCTGTTTAAAGTGTCGGACCCAACCTCGCAGGGCAACCGCAGCGCAGAGAACGAGAAAGCGGGCCGTATCAAAAAAGAGAATGGGTTCGACTATATACAGCACGAGGACATCCGGGAGGAACTGCAGAAAGGCCGTATTGGTTTGTCGCGCAACCGGCTGGCCGCGGAGACAACAATAGAGGATGTGCGCCCGCAGGATATGGTGCAATTGGATGAGTTAGCGGCCTCCGGAAAGACGGGTGAAGAAGCCATCAGGGCAGGGAAAGTGGCCGTAATGAGCCTGGCGGCAGGCGTCGGCAGCCGCTGGACCAAAGGGGCTGGGGTGATAAAGGCACTGAACCCGTTTGTGGAGATAGAGGGGGAGCACCGCAGCTTTCTTGAAATACACCTGGCCAAGACCCGGAAAGTGGCGCAGATATATGGCGCGAACATTCCGCATATCGTGGCCACCAGCTACCTGACGCAGGCGCCCATCCGGAAGCAACTGGAGAAGAGCGGCAACTTCGGCTACGAAGGCAGCATATACCTGTCAGAAGGTCGCTCGATTGGGCAGCGCTTTGTGCCGATGGAACGCGATCTGCGGTTTATGTGGGAGGAGATGCCGCAGGAAACGCTGGATGAGAACAAGCAGAAAGTGCGCGACGCTGTGCGCCAGAGCATGATCAACTGGGCCAAATCCAAAGGCGAAGGCACCGATTATGTCGACAACATCGCGGCGCAGCGTTTCTCGCCGCTCGGCCACTGGTACGAGGTGTCGAACCTGCTGCGCAACGGCACCCTGGCCCGGCTCCTGCAGGAGCAGCCGCAGCTGCAAACCATCATGCTGCACAACATCGACACGCTGGGGGCCGACATCAATCCGGCGGCGCTGGGCTATCACCTGGAGTCGGGGAACGCGCTGACCTTTGAGGTGGTGCCGCGTCGCATCGAGGACAGGGGAGGCGGACTGGCCCGCGTGAACGGCAACGTGCGCCTGCTGGAGGGCCTGGCGCAGCCCCGCGAGGAGGACGAACTGAACCTGAGCTATTACAACTCCATGACCACCTGGATCCAGATCGATCCGCTGCTGAAACTTTTCGGACTGACAAGGGAGGCGCTGCAGAAAGGAGATGAGGCGCAACTGGCGAAGGCTGTCCGGAGCGTGGCGCACCGCATCCCGACCTATGTCACCATCAAAGACGTGAAGTACCGCTGGGGCCACGGCCAGGAAGACATATATCCGGTAGCGCAGATCGAAAAGCTGTGGAGCGACATGTCGGCGCTGGCTGATGTGAAGTGCGGCTATATCGCCGTGCCACGGCACCGGGGCCAGCAAATGAAAGACCCTGCCCAACTGGATGCGTGGGTGACCGACGGCAGTAAGGATTATGTTGCCTCACTGGGTGTCTTTGCGTGA
- a CDS encoding DUF4861 domain-containing protein, with product MSKKIRNWVGICFAVAVIAACQQHDSAATVTVKNHLDMPCTAETISIPVQKIGALVQAFGAENILIRDGATDSVLVSQALDADADGTVDEILFQADIAANAEKAYRVTGAADAAAQRPQSDRTTYSRFVPERTDDYTWENDRVAFRTYGPVAQQLVEQGKPGGTLTSGIDAWLKRVPYPIINKWYKGNQEESGYYHIDHGEGYDPYHVGKSRGIGGIGVLEDDSLHVSKNFTGYKTIAEGPIRTVFELTYAPWQANGRTITETKRISLDLGSNLSCFEEHLQSEGPVPDYTVGITLHDKKGEVSANPAQGWFRYWEPMDSAMLGTGIVLAPADVQAYNDHRVDAQDQSHLYVLTKPRDGKLTYYAGFGWSKSGQFGTKEEWDAYLADFARRLASPLEVTFGK from the coding sequence ATGAGCAAAAAGATAAGAAACTGGGTCGGCATATGCTTCGCCGTTGCCGTGATTGCCGCCTGCCAGCAGCACGACAGCGCCGCCACCGTCACCGTAAAAAACCACCTCGACATGCCGTGCACCGCTGAAACGATCAGCATTCCGGTGCAGAAGATAGGGGCGCTCGTGCAGGCGTTCGGGGCGGAGAACATCTTGATCAGGGACGGCGCGACAGACAGCGTGCTGGTGAGCCAGGCGCTGGATGCTGATGCGGACGGCACCGTGGACGAAATCCTTTTCCAGGCGGATATAGCGGCCAACGCTGAGAAGGCATATCGCGTGACAGGCGCAGCAGATGCGGCGGCGCAAAGGCCGCAAAGTGACAGAACCACGTACTCCCGCTTTGTGCCGGAGCGCACCGACGACTATACCTGGGAGAATGACCGGGTGGCCTTCCGGACATATGGCCCTGTGGCGCAGCAACTGGTGGAGCAGGGCAAGCCCGGCGGCACCCTCACCAGCGGCATCGACGCCTGGCTCAAGCGCGTGCCATATCCTATCATCAACAAATGGTATAAAGGGAATCAGGAGGAAAGCGGCTACTACCATATAGACCACGGCGAGGGCTACGACCCTTACCACGTGGGCAAAAGCAGGGGCATCGGCGGCATTGGTGTGCTGGAAGATGACTCGCTTCACGTCTCCAAGAACTTCACGGGGTATAAAACTATCGCCGAGGGACCCATCCGCACCGTGTTTGAACTGACGTACGCGCCGTGGCAGGCAAACGGCCGAACGATTACCGAGACGAAGCGTATCAGCCTGGACCTGGGCAGCAACCTGAGCTGTTTTGAGGAACACCTACAGAGCGAAGGGCCGGTGCCCGATTACACTGTTGGCATCACGCTACACGACAAAAAGGGTGAGGTAAGCGCTAACCCAGCGCAGGGCTGGTTCCGCTATTGGGAGCCGATGGACAGCGCGATGCTGGGAACCGGCATTGTGCTGGCACCCGCTGACGTGCAGGCCTACAATGACCACCGCGTGGACGCGCAGGACCAGAGCCATTTATATGTGCTCACCAAGCCAAGAGACGGGAAGCTGACGTATTACGCGGGTTTCGGATGGTCCAAAAGCGGGCAGTTCGGCACAAAAGAGGAGTGGGACGCATATCTGGCTGACTTCGCCAGGCGCCTGGCCTCGCCGCTGGAGGTGACGTTCGGGAAATAA
- a CDS encoding quinone-dependent dihydroorotate dehydrogenase, with the protein MYKSLLRPLLFQLDPEKVHYLTTDALRASMKLPFARSISQNLFQVQDPRLERDLFGLRFPNPVGLAAGFDKDAMLVDEMGELGFGFVEIGTLTPKAQPGNEKPRLFRLPQDQAIINRMGFNNKGVDAAVERLRRRKSNIIVGGNIGKNKITPNEEALNDYLYCFKALYDVVDYFVVNVSSPNTPDLRALQDKEPLKRLLLAVQEQNSKMPKPKPLLLKIAPDLNMAQLNDIIEIATETKLSGVIATNTTVSRKGLLTPEQRVTEIGMGGLSGKPLTQHATQIIRHLRTFLPPEIRIIGVGGIMTAEDAVEKLQAGADLVQLYTGFIYEGPALIGKINRKLLNG; encoded by the coding sequence GTGTACAAAAGCCTCCTGCGCCCGCTCCTGTTCCAGCTCGACCCCGAGAAAGTCCACTACCTGACCACCGATGCGTTGCGCGCCTCTATGAAACTGCCTTTTGCCCGGAGCATCAGCCAAAACCTGTTTCAGGTGCAGGACCCGAGGCTGGAGCGCGACTTGTTCGGCCTGAGGTTTCCGAACCCCGTGGGGCTGGCCGCCGGCTTCGACAAAGACGCGATGCTGGTGGATGAGATGGGGGAACTGGGCTTCGGGTTCGTGGAGATAGGCACGCTGACGCCCAAAGCGCAGCCAGGCAACGAAAAGCCGCGCCTGTTCCGGCTGCCGCAGGACCAGGCCATCATCAACCGCATGGGCTTCAACAACAAAGGCGTGGACGCCGCCGTGGAGCGTCTGCGCAGGCGGAAGAGCAACATCATCGTGGGCGGTAACATCGGCAAGAACAAAATCACACCCAACGAAGAGGCCCTGAACGATTACCTCTACTGTTTTAAGGCGCTCTATGACGTGGTGGATTATTTTGTGGTGAACGTGAGCTCGCCCAACACCCCGGACCTGCGGGCGCTGCAGGACAAAGAGCCGCTGAAAAGGCTGCTGCTGGCGGTGCAGGAGCAGAACAGCAAAATGCCAAAACCGAAGCCGCTGCTGCTCAAGATAGCACCGGACCTGAACATGGCCCAACTCAACGACATCATCGAGATTGCCACTGAAACAAAGCTGAGCGGCGTCATTGCCACCAACACCACCGTGAGCCGGAAGGGCCTGCTAACACCGGAACAACGGGTGACGGAGATAGGAATGGGCGGCCTGAGCGGGAAGCCGCTAACACAGCACGCCACCCAGATCATCCGGCACCTGCGCACCTTCCTGCCCCCCGAGATCCGCATCATCGGGGTGGGCGGCATCATGACGGCGGAGGATGCGGTGGAGAAACTGCAGGCGGGCGCCGACCTGGTGCAACTCTACACTGGGTTTATATATGAAGGCCCCGCGCTGATAGGCAAAATCAACAGGAAGTTGCTGAATGGGTAA
- a CDS encoding UTP--glucose-1-phosphate uridylyltransferase: protein MRIKKAVITAAARGERLYPVADTIQKAMLPIIDIDGLHKPVIQIIAEEAFASGIEELCVVCAPGDGQRYISAFASLRDNLLKSYKGVDWAREEAGKIDQLLSRVRFAEQQEALGYGHAVYCAREFVNNEPFLLLLGDYLYISNVLQKRCAAQLLELAAQENCSVSAVNPTIEHQIGRYGTLTGKQLPGSAGVYQIEKIIEKPSLSVAELELQTPGLRVGYYLCFFGMHVFTPAVFEILEKYVARDGGNILLTPALQELAETDKYLALEVKGNRYDLSKKLGWLQAQIALGLAGQAHDETLTSMVDLLAEANSRKSF from the coding sequence ATGAGAATAAAAAAGGCTGTCATTACCGCGGCTGCCCGTGGCGAGAGACTGTACCCGGTGGCGGACACCATTCAGAAGGCCATGCTCCCCATCATCGACATCGACGGGTTGCACAAGCCGGTTATCCAGATAATTGCGGAGGAGGCGTTTGCCAGCGGCATTGAGGAACTTTGCGTGGTGTGCGCCCCCGGCGACGGGCAGCGCTATATAAGCGCCTTCGCCTCGCTGCGCGATAACCTCCTGAAATCCTACAAGGGCGTGGACTGGGCCAGAGAGGAAGCCGGGAAAATAGACCAGTTGCTGAGCCGCGTCCGGTTTGCGGAGCAGCAGGAGGCGCTAGGGTATGGTCATGCCGTGTACTGCGCCCGCGAGTTTGTGAACAACGAGCCTTTCCTGCTGCTGCTGGGCGATTATCTTTATATATCCAACGTGCTGCAGAAGCGCTGCGCCGCCCAACTGCTGGAGCTTGCCGCGCAGGAAAACTGTTCTGTGTCGGCAGTAAACCCGACCATCGAACACCAAATAGGCCGCTACGGCACGCTCACCGGCAAGCAACTGCCTGGCAGTGCCGGCGTGTACCAGATTGAGAAAATTATCGAGAAGCCTTCTTTGAGCGTGGCGGAGCTGGAGTTGCAGACGCCTGGGCTGCGGGTGGGCTACTACCTGTGCTTCTTCGGGATGCACGTTTTCACACCCGCTGTCTTTGAGATACTGGAGAAGTACGTGGCCCGCGATGGCGGGAACATCCTGCTGACGCCGGCGCTGCAGGAGCTTGCCGAAACTGACAAATACCTGGCGCTGGAGGTGAAGGGAAACCGCTACGACCTGAGCAAGAAACTGGGCTGGCTGCAGGCGCAGATAGCTCTGGGGCTGGCTGGCCAGGCGCACGACGAGACGCTGACTTCTATGGTGGACCTGCTTGCCGAAGCCAACAGCCGGAAATCTTTTTAA
- a CDS encoding DEAD/DEAH box helicase produces MSFSSLGLSAPLLKAVAEQQYTQPYPIQQEAIPAILKGKDVLGIAKTGSGKTAGFVLPLLEKLQNTPQSRNRYINTLVLVPTRELAVQVAEVFKGLSSHLPRRIKTLAIYGGVSINPQMMVLSGTEVLVATPGRLLDLLSSKAVHLSEVETLVLDEADKMLNLGFEEEVNKILSLLPAKRQNILFSATLGNEIEQLIKGQLHEPVRIEIQEEAQPLEQIKQLAYLVTPERKGPLLRYLIRQGNMPQVLVFVSATRTADNLVAKLTKNGIEAAAMHSKKSQGARTEALNRFKSGKLPVLVATDLVSRGIDIQQLPYVINYDLPRSPKDYIHRIGRTGRAEATGEAISLLTPDDRHHFRIIQKKMGRQVEILETNDLDLQGS; encoded by the coding sequence ATGTCGTTTTCATCCCTAGGTTTATCCGCCCCACTTTTAAAGGCTGTCGCCGAACAGCAGTATACGCAGCCATATCCTATTCAGCAGGAGGCCATTCCCGCCATTCTGAAAGGGAAGGATGTGCTGGGAATCGCCAAAACTGGCTCCGGCAAAACAGCCGGTTTCGTGCTGCCGCTCCTGGAAAAGCTTCAGAATACGCCACAATCCCGGAACAGGTATATCAACACGCTGGTGCTGGTACCCACGCGCGAACTGGCTGTGCAGGTGGCGGAGGTGTTTAAAGGACTCAGCTCCCACCTCCCCCGAAGAATAAAGACCCTGGCCATATATGGCGGCGTGTCCATCAACCCGCAGATGATGGTGCTCTCAGGCACCGAGGTGCTGGTGGCGACGCCGGGAAGGCTGCTGGATTTGCTTTCCTCGAAGGCGGTGCATTTATCGGAGGTGGAGACGCTGGTGCTGGACGAGGCGGATAAAATGCTGAACCTGGGATTTGAGGAGGAAGTGAACAAGATTCTCAGTCTCCTGCCCGCGAAACGCCAGAACATCCTGTTCTCTGCCACGCTGGGAAATGAAATTGAGCAGCTCATAAAAGGCCAGCTGCACGAGCCGGTCCGGATTGAGATTCAAGAAGAAGCACAGCCCCTGGAGCAGATAAAGCAACTGGCCTACCTGGTGACACCGGAACGGAAGGGCCCGCTGCTGCGCTACCTCATCCGGCAGGGCAACATGCCGCAGGTGCTGGTATTCGTGTCCGCAACCCGCACCGCCGACAACCTGGTGGCGAAGCTTACCAAAAACGGCATAGAGGCGGCGGCCATGCACAGCAAGAAAAGCCAGGGAGCCCGGACAGAGGCGCTGAACAGGTTCAAGTCGGGGAAGCTGCCCGTGCTAGTGGCCACCGACCTGGTGTCCAGGGGCATCGACATCCAGCAGCTGCCATACGTAATTAACTACGACCTGCCCCGCTCTCCGAAGGATTATATACACCGCATTGGTCGCACTGGGCGCGCCGAAGCCACCGGCGAAGCCATATCCCTGCTAACTCCTGACGACAGACACCACTTCCGCATCATTCAAAAGAAGATGGGCCGGCAGGTCGAAATACTGGAAACAAACGATCTGGATTTGCAGGGCTCCTGA